A genome region from Alkalimarinus coralli includes the following:
- a CDS encoding DUF4845 domain-containing protein: MTKKRSLWSINEHFESFSNAVFVSAVVVQRPQNKLTVFTGLKALAGINIKGLSMRNQKGASALSIMVILFLAASILTIVMKIAPMFFDNMTIEKVLKDIGAQPDIAELSDDEIISAFSKRFSINNIRNFDLKSIVIKRDDGLLTIDINYEKRENIFKNIDAIVSFENHFETKAQ, encoded by the coding sequence ATGACGAAAAAGCGCAGTTTATGGTCTATAAATGAGCATTTTGAGTCATTTTCTAACGCTGTATTTGTAAGCGCAGTAGTCGTGCAAAGGCCTCAGAATAAATTGACTGTGTTTACCGGGTTGAAGGCTTTAGCTGGAATTAATATTAAAGGGTTAAGTATGAGAAATCAGAAAGGCGCGTCGGCGTTATCGATAATGGTGATTTTGTTTTTGGCCGCATCAATCTTGACGATTGTGATGAAAATTGCGCCGATGTTCTTCGATAATATGACGATTGAGAAAGTGCTTAAAGACATCGGGGCACAACCAGATATTGCTGAATTGTCAGACGACGAAATCATAAGTGCCTTCAGCAAGCGCTTTAGTATTAACAATATACGAAACTTTGATCTCAAGAGCATTGTTATCAAACGAGATGATGGTTTGCTTACGATTGATATTAATTATGAAAAAAGAGAAAACATCTTTAAAAATATTGATGCGATCGTCTCTTTTGAAAACCACTTTGAAACTAAAGCCCAGTGA
- a CDS encoding DegQ family serine endoprotease has protein sequence MTKAILSPVRVLLLTLLGVISVGLQAADLPDFTELVEDHSPAVVNISTVSRSKSTLHRGLRPDELEQIPEFFRHFFGAPYGPGQQPRQSQSMGSGFIVSEDGLVLTNNHVIDGADEIIVRLNDRRELPAKLIGADARSDLAVLKIEAEDLPVVKIGKSKDLKVGEWVFAIGSPFGFDYTVTAGIVSAIGRTLPSENYVPFIQTDVAINPGNSGGPLFNLDGEVVGINSQIYTRSGGFMGVSFAIPVDVAMEVVDQLQQKGYVARGWLGVLIQEVSKDLAESFDLRKPHGALVAQVVPNSPAEDAGLMQGDIITKYEGQTIKRSSDLPHLVGRSVVGKKAKLEVIRAGKRKTLVVEIGELPTEKGSVMPAKTPKAASNRFNIEVAELDEGARQQLQVSAGLVVTRVDQGAARVAGIRPNDVISSINNQEVKTLEDFNSIVKSLPTGRAIPVLIIRQGNPSFVVIKLEN, from the coding sequence ATGACAAAAGCAATACTGAGCCCCGTCAGGGTATTACTGTTAACGCTATTGGGAGTGATCTCTGTGGGTTTACAGGCTGCTGACCTACCGGACTTTACCGAGCTGGTTGAAGACCACTCGCCTGCTGTTGTTAATATCAGTACCGTGAGCCGCTCTAAGAGTACGTTGCATCGAGGGTTGAGGCCGGATGAGCTTGAGCAAATCCCTGAGTTCTTCAGGCACTTTTTCGGTGCGCCCTATGGCCCTGGTCAGCAGCCAAGGCAAAGCCAATCTATGGGGTCCGGGTTTATTGTCTCCGAAGATGGCTTGGTACTGACAAACAACCACGTGATCGATGGGGCTGATGAAATAATTGTCAGACTAAATGACCGGCGAGAATTGCCTGCCAAATTGATCGGTGCTGATGCTCGCTCAGACTTAGCAGTGCTGAAAATTGAAGCAGAGGATTTGCCTGTTGTAAAAATTGGCAAATCAAAAGACCTCAAAGTAGGTGAGTGGGTATTCGCAATCGGTTCTCCTTTTGGTTTTGACTATACGGTTACGGCGGGAATCGTGAGTGCGATTGGCCGTACCTTGCCAAGCGAGAACTATGTGCCTTTTATTCAAACTGATGTGGCTATCAACCCAGGTAACTCAGGGGGGCCGTTGTTCAATCTGGATGGAGAAGTTGTTGGCATAAACTCGCAAATATATACCCGGTCTGGCGGTTTTATGGGCGTTTCGTTTGCGATTCCAGTCGATGTTGCCATGGAGGTTGTAGACCAGCTGCAACAAAAAGGTTATGTGGCGCGGGGTTGGTTAGGTGTGCTTATTCAAGAAGTTAGCAAGGATCTGGCTGAGTCATTCGATTTAAGAAAACCTCATGGGGCGCTGGTTGCTCAAGTAGTGCCGAACTCACCAGCAGAGGACGCAGGCCTAATGCAGGGGGATATCATCACTAAGTATGAAGGGCAGACAATTAAACGATCTTCGGATCTTCCCCACTTAGTCGGGCGCTCCGTTGTTGGCAAGAAAGCTAAACTAGAAGTTATTCGCGCGGGTAAACGCAAAACATTGGTGGTGGAAATTGGAGAGCTTCCGACTGAGAAGGGAAGTGTAATGCCCGCAAAGACACCTAAGGCCGCCTCCAACAGGTTTAATATTGAAGTAGCAGAGCTTGATGAAGGTGCGCGCCAGCAGTTGCAGGTATCAGCCGGGTTGGTGGTGACCCGGGTTGACCAAGGCGCTGCACGTGTGGCGGGTATTAGACCCAATGATGTGATTAGCAGTATTAATAACCAGGAAGTCAAAACCCTTGAGGACTTTAATTCGATTGTAAAATCGCTCCCCACCGGGCGTGCGATTCCGGTGCTCATTATTCGGCAAGGCAACCCGTCGTTTGTGGTGATTAAACTGGAGAACTAG
- a CDS encoding SoxR reducing system RseC family protein — MLEESGVVVAIDGNQAWVQTIRKSACSSCEAKNGCGQGVLARISDGKANQVLVANTLNLEVGDEVLLGIPEDMLIKASVMVYLLPLLVMIIAASITEKWIAPGDGWVAASGLLGLALGFLLVKLYSYFHSSDPRFCPKMIRSTTHKPIPTVDVITAP; from the coding sequence ATGTTAGAAGAGTCTGGTGTTGTGGTTGCCATTGATGGTAACCAGGCATGGGTACAAACCATCCGTAAAAGCGCCTGTTCAAGCTGTGAAGCCAAAAATGGGTGTGGGCAGGGGGTGTTAGCGCGTATTTCTGATGGCAAGGCCAATCAGGTTTTGGTGGCTAATACGCTTAATCTCGAGGTGGGGGATGAAGTGCTTTTAGGTATACCAGAGGATATGCTGATCAAAGCCTCAGTGATGGTTTATTTGCTCCCTCTATTAGTAATGATTATCGCCGCGTCGATAACCGAAAAGTGGATTGCCCCTGGCGATGGCTGGGTTGCTGCTTCTGGTCTCTTGGGGCTGGCACTTGGCTTTTTACTCGTTAAGCTATACTCCTATTTCCATTCAAGCGATCCTCGATTTTGCCCAAAGATGATTCGCTCCACTACGCATAAACCTATTCCCACGGTAGACGTTATAACAGCACCTTAA
- the rnc gene encoding ribonuclease III codes for MNRSNKALERRIGYSFNDESLLTLALTHRSVGANNNERLEFLGDSILNFVIAEDLYRRFPKAREGQLSRLRAQLVKGVTLAEIAKEFGLGDYLLLGSGELKSGGFRRESILADAVESIIGAIFNDSGFEAAKERVLYWYSSRLESLTLQDTQKDPKTRLQEFLQSRQQALPNYEVVTVEGEAHAQTFYVECQVEMLKQKSQGSGSSRRIAEQKAAKQALTALGLEE; via the coding sequence GTGAATAGATCAAATAAAGCCTTAGAAAGGCGGATTGGATACAGTTTTAATGACGAGTCATTGTTAACCCTGGCGTTAACACATCGCAGTGTGGGGGCTAATAACAATGAGCGCCTCGAGTTTCTGGGTGACTCGATTCTTAACTTCGTAATAGCAGAAGATCTATACAGACGATTTCCTAAAGCAAGAGAGGGGCAGTTAAGCCGCCTTAGGGCTCAGTTGGTAAAAGGTGTAACACTGGCGGAAATTGCTAAAGAATTCGGGCTTGGGGATTACCTGCTGCTGGGCTCTGGAGAGCTAAAAAGCGGTGGCTTTCGCCGGGAATCTATATTGGCCGATGCCGTCGAGTCGATTATTGGTGCCATTTTTAATGACAGTGGATTTGAAGCCGCAAAAGAGCGTGTTCTCTACTGGTATAGCAGCCGTTTGGAAAGTCTGACCCTTCAGGATACTCAGAAAGACCCTAAAACTCGACTGCAGGAATTCTTGCAGTCTCGCCAGCAAGCTTTGCCTAACTATGAGGTCGTGACAGTTGAAGGCGAAGCTCATGCGCAAACGTTTTATGTAGAGTGCCAGGTTGAAATGCTGAAACAGAAATCCCAGGGTAGTGGCAGTAGCCGCCGGATCGCCGAGCAAAAAGCTGCCAAACAAGCGCTCACCGCCCTGGGGTTGGAAGAGTAA
- the lepB gene encoding signal peptidase I — protein MDLDFPLILVVLTFATGAIWGADRLIWYPRRREAAEGHEGDLGNVAALAGESEGDANEPWLVEMSRSFFPVLAIVLVLRSFLVEPFQIPSGSMLPTLLVGDFILVNKFSYGVRLPVAGTKVLEMGDPQRGDVMVFRYPVDGKTNYIKRVVGVPGDTISYRNKTLYINNKQVEEVHLANLPPMQLFEEKLGEVSHQIYKASRTRPGQGEGEWVVPEGHYFMMGDNRDNSNDSRYWGLVPDEMVVGKAFAIWMHWKSLTSLPSFSRVGSIN, from the coding sequence ATGGATTTAGATTTTCCGTTGATACTTGTTGTATTAACCTTTGCTACTGGTGCTATCTGGGGGGCTGATCGCCTAATTTGGTATCCCAGGCGCAGAGAAGCGGCTGAAGGTCATGAAGGTGACCTTGGCAATGTTGCTGCGCTAGCGGGGGAGAGCGAGGGCGATGCTAACGAGCCTTGGCTGGTTGAAATGTCCCGATCATTTTTCCCTGTCTTGGCGATAGTGCTGGTTTTGCGCTCTTTTTTGGTTGAGCCATTCCAGATACCTTCAGGCTCTATGTTGCCAACGCTTCTGGTAGGCGACTTTATTTTGGTTAACAAATTTAGCTATGGGGTCCGTTTACCCGTTGCAGGAACCAAGGTGCTAGAGATGGGGGACCCTCAGCGTGGTGATGTGATGGTATTTCGTTATCCTGTTGATGGTAAAACCAACTATATAAAGCGTGTAGTGGGGGTGCCGGGCGATACCATTAGCTATCGTAATAAAACCCTCTATATTAATAATAAGCAGGTGGAAGAAGTTCACTTGGCAAACTTGCCACCAATGCAATTGTTTGAAGAAAAGCTCGGTGAGGTTTCGCACCAGATCTATAAAGCGTCCAGAACCCGGCCAGGACAAGGTGAAGGAGAGTGGGTCGTCCCTGAAGGGCATTACTTTATGATGGGTGATAATCGCGATAACAGTAACGATAGTCGATATTGGGGCTTAGTACCTGACGAAATGGTGGTGGGAAAGGCGTTTGCGATTTGGATGCACTGGAAGTCGCTGACCTCATTACCGAGCTTTTCCAGAGTAGGCTCAATTAACTAG
- the lepA gene encoding translation elongation factor 4 — protein MKSLKNIRNFSIIAHIDHGKSTLADRFIQTCGGLSAREMDVQVLDSMDIERERGITIKAQSVTLHYTAKDGETYQLNFIDTPGHVDFSYEVSRSLAACEGALLIVDAAQGVEAQSVANCYTAIEMGLEVVPVLNKMDLPQAEPERVKTEIEDIIGIDAQDAVPCSAKSGMGVEDVLEDLIFRIPPPEGDVDGDLQALIIDSWFDNYLGIVSLVRVVEGTLRKGSKILIKSTGKVEQVDSVGIFTPKRHETGVLYAGEVGFVVAGIKDIHGAPVGDTITEAKTPDVESLAGFKKVQPQVFAALFPVSTDDYENFRDALQKLTLNDASLQYQPETSDALGFGFRCGFLGMLHMEIIQERLEREYNLDLLTTAPTVIFEVVTRSGEILKVDNPSKLPDFGSIEEMREPIVEANILVPQEHLGNVISLCVEKRGVQKDMQFVGGQVSLKYELPMNEVVLDFFDRIKSASRGYASLDYQFDRFEPANLVRLDVLINGDKVDALAIIVHKDNAASKGRLLTEKMKELIPRQMFDVAIQAAIGGQIVARTTVKALRKNVTAKCYGGDVSRKKKLLQKQKEGKKRMKQVGNVEIPQEAFLAVLKIDS, from the coding sequence GTGAAAAGTCTTAAAAATATCCGTAATTTCTCAATTATTGCTCATATTGATCATGGCAAGTCTACGCTTGCGGATCGGTTTATTCAGACTTGTGGTGGTCTAAGCGCAAGAGAGATGGACGTTCAGGTGCTTGACTCAATGGATATTGAGCGTGAGCGAGGGATTACCATTAAAGCCCAAAGTGTGACGCTGCATTACACCGCAAAAGATGGTGAGACCTACCAGTTAAACTTCATCGATACACCTGGCCACGTTGACTTTTCATATGAAGTATCCCGCTCACTGGCAGCCTGTGAAGGGGCCTTGTTGATTGTCGATGCCGCACAGGGGGTTGAGGCCCAATCGGTTGCTAACTGCTACACCGCTATAGAAATGGGGCTTGAAGTGGTGCCGGTTCTTAACAAAATGGATCTTCCGCAGGCCGAACCGGAGCGAGTTAAAACTGAAATTGAAGATATTATTGGTATTGATGCGCAAGATGCAGTGCCTTGTAGTGCCAAGAGTGGAATGGGCGTTGAGGATGTGCTCGAAGACCTTATCTTTAGAATACCGCCTCCTGAAGGTGATGTTGATGGTGACCTGCAAGCGCTGATCATTGACTCATGGTTTGATAACTACCTCGGAATTGTCTCTTTGGTTCGCGTTGTAGAGGGAACCCTGAGAAAAGGCAGTAAAATTCTCATAAAGTCGACCGGCAAGGTTGAGCAAGTTGACTCCGTGGGTATTTTCACCCCTAAACGGCACGAAACAGGGGTTCTTTATGCTGGTGAAGTAGGGTTTGTGGTCGCTGGGATTAAAGATATTCATGGCGCGCCAGTTGGTGACACCATCACTGAAGCCAAAACGCCTGACGTTGAGTCATTGGCGGGGTTTAAAAAGGTTCAACCACAGGTGTTTGCTGCGCTGTTTCCTGTCAGTACCGATGATTATGAGAATTTTCGGGATGCTTTGCAGAAGCTAACGTTAAATGATGCCTCATTGCAATATCAGCCAGAAACGTCAGATGCTCTGGGCTTTGGGTTTAGGTGCGGCTTTCTTGGCATGCTCCATATGGAAATTATTCAGGAGCGTCTGGAGCGCGAGTATAACCTGGATCTTCTTACGACCGCACCCACGGTTATATTTGAAGTTGTCACCCGCTCAGGAGAAATCCTGAAAGTTGATAACCCGTCTAAATTGCCTGACTTTGGCTCAATTGAAGAGATGAGGGAGCCCATCGTTGAGGCGAATATACTCGTGCCTCAAGAGCACTTGGGGAACGTTATCAGCCTCTGCGTTGAAAAACGGGGTGTTCAGAAAGATATGCAATTTGTTGGTGGGCAGGTATCGTTAAAGTATGAGCTGCCAATGAACGAGGTGGTGCTTGATTTCTTTGACCGAATTAAGTCTGCCAGCCGTGGTTACGCCTCTCTTGACTACCAGTTTGATCGTTTTGAGCCTGCGAATCTGGTTCGTTTGGATGTGCTGATCAACGGCGATAAAGTTGATGCCCTGGCGATCATTGTGCATAAAGATAATGCTGCTTCAAAAGGTCGCCTGCTAACTGAGAAAATGAAAGAGTTGATTCCAAGGCAGATGTTTGACGTTGCTATTCAGGCAGCGATTGGCGGTCAGATAGTTGCCCGGACTACCGTTAAAGCCTTGCGTAAAAATGTTACAGCAAAATGTTACGGCGGGGATGTAAGTCGTAAGAAAAAGCTACTGCAAAAGCAGAAAGAAGGTAAGAAACGAATGAAGCAGGTAGGTAACGTCGAGATACCACAAGAAGCATTTTTGGCCGTCTTAAAGATTGATAGTTAG
- the era gene encoding GTPase Era — protein sequence MSNIDQNSQGEGNEMRCGFVAIVGRPNVGKSTLLNHILGQKLSITSRKPQTTRHQILGIKTVDDVQVVYVDTPGLHLKEVKAINRYMNKAAADALKDVDLVVFVVDRQKWTDDDELVLEKVKRARCPVVLAVNKTDRIQDKASLLPYLSDVSTKMEFAHIVPISAEKGHNVDRLEEVVASFVPESVHYYPEDQVTDRSSRFLAAELVREKVMRQLGEELPYSVTVEIEEFKQEERILRISAKILVEREGQKKIVIGDKGGQIKIIGRDARLDMERLFDSKVMLNLWVKVKSGWADSERALKSLGYDDR from the coding sequence ATGAGTAATATTGACCAAAATTCACAAGGTGAAGGTAATGAAATGCGTTGTGGTTTTGTCGCAATAGTTGGCCGACCCAATGTTGGTAAGTCGACCCTGCTTAACCATATTCTGGGGCAAAAACTGAGTATTACTTCCCGTAAACCACAAACAACACGTCACCAGATTCTTGGCATAAAAACCGTAGATGATGTTCAGGTGGTGTATGTTGATACCCCTGGGCTTCACCTAAAAGAAGTGAAAGCAATTAATCGTTATATGAATAAGGCCGCAGCTGATGCATTGAAAGATGTTGATCTGGTTGTTTTTGTTGTTGATCGCCAAAAGTGGACTGACGATGATGAGTTGGTGCTTGAGAAGGTGAAGCGTGCTCGCTGCCCCGTGGTGCTGGCCGTTAACAAAACTGACAGAATTCAAGACAAAGCCTCTTTATTACCGTATCTAAGTGATGTTTCAACGAAAATGGAATTTGCGCACATTGTGCCTATTTCGGCAGAAAAGGGGCATAACGTAGATAGGCTAGAGGAGGTTGTGGCAAGCTTTGTTCCTGAAAGTGTTCACTACTACCCCGAAGATCAGGTGACGGACAGAAGTTCTCGATTTCTGGCCGCAGAACTGGTGCGAGAAAAAGTTATGAGGCAGCTTGGAGAAGAGTTGCCCTATTCGGTTACCGTAGAAATCGAAGAATTCAAACAGGAAGAGAGAATATTAAGAATTAGCGCCAAAATTCTGGTTGAGCGTGAAGGGCAGAAAAAAATCGTTATCGGCGATAAAGGTGGTCAGATTAAGATAATTGGACGAGATGCCCGGCTTGATATGGAGCGCTTGTTTGATAGTAAGGTGATGCTTAACCTGTGGGTTAAAGTGAAGAGTGGGTGGGCGGATAGTGAGCGCGCACTGAAAAGCCTGGGATACGATGATCGCTAA
- a CDS encoding bifunctional diguanylate cyclase/phosphodiesterase, whose amino-acid sequence MNNKEESLAFLFQYRNSKLAWVVLVVALIMTASLWQLSILLVQDRTKAHFENQSQQLKTAIEERLLNYEQVLAGSAGLFAVADLIGRNDWRTYVNKLDIERYYPGIQGIGFTEKVTQEGVAEHIEKIRSEGLPNYLLSPTGSRHEYHPVVFLEPATQRNRRAFGYDAFGDPAHRKAMEMARDSGQAAMTGKVVLVQEQVDESQPGFVMYFPVYESEKTLITTDDRRAALNGFVFSAFRMNNLMDGIVGLIAPFLDIRIYDSDVIIDERLMYASNLGNLDEVYSFENSQTIEHGGKTWLLLTRTTPAFDYLASDPRPGIVLVSGILVSLLLFFVTLVLVRSKLIALANAGKYRAITEDTTNITVIIDNNGDVSYSSPSCERILGYSLTELKKQGTESVVHPDDLPVVQACYEDALQKPGTSVAVNHARIKHKDGHWMNMEGGYTAMQDVPGVYGVVVNFRDLTALKLAQTELHRLAFYDQLTGLANRQLFKDRLEHTVKTCKRRGNQAALLFLDLDGFKRINDTLGHDAGDTLLQQVADWLKGCVRDEDSVARLGGDEFTVLLSEVGSAEAAGRVASNILDKLSQRIRLKDHDVGVTVSIGIAMIPDDSDDPASLMKFADLAMYRAKEVGRNNYQFFLNSMNIRAARRMLMQEELRNAIELSQFVLHYQPKVKLDTQEVVGMEALVRWNHPDRGLVAPDQFIQLAEDSGLIHKLGEWVLRQACLQTVALGKAGFSKYVMSMNLSSKQISDPGFVELFSRVVEETGVDVSKLELELPASMLMLDIQAMMELVQSLKRLGVLVSLDDFGTGYCSLGCLSQVPIDSVKIDRLFIKGIPYDQKSGEVTNAVIALAHKLNLAVIAEGVETREQLQFLQGAHCEMAQGNLFSHALDDEQLAGYLSNLEQGQKERFIYDSGTE is encoded by the coding sequence ATGAATAACAAGGAAGAGTCATTAGCATTTCTGTTTCAGTATCGAAACTCCAAGCTTGCATGGGTCGTGCTAGTTGTCGCACTGATAATGACGGCATCCTTGTGGCAGCTCTCTATTCTTCTTGTCCAAGACCGCACCAAAGCGCACTTTGAAAATCAGTCTCAGCAACTTAAAACAGCAATCGAAGAGCGGCTTCTAAATTATGAACAAGTCTTGGCGGGCAGTGCGGGGCTGTTTGCCGTTGCCGATTTAATAGGCCGGAATGACTGGCGAACCTACGTTAATAAACTCGATATTGAGCGCTATTATCCTGGTATTCAAGGTATTGGGTTTACAGAGAAGGTGACGCAAGAGGGGGTTGCAGAGCATATTGAAAAAATCCGTTCTGAAGGGTTGCCGAATTACCTTCTTAGCCCTACAGGTAGTCGTCATGAATACCACCCTGTGGTGTTTCTGGAGCCCGCCACCCAACGCAACCGGAGAGCATTTGGTTACGATGCATTTGGCGATCCGGCTCACAGAAAAGCAATGGAAATGGCCCGGGATAGCGGTCAGGCAGCGATGACTGGCAAAGTGGTATTGGTTCAAGAGCAAGTTGATGAGTCTCAGCCCGGCTTTGTGATGTATTTTCCTGTCTATGAAAGTGAAAAAACACTCATCACTACTGACGATAGACGAGCGGCGCTGAACGGATTTGTTTTTAGTGCCTTTCGTATGAATAACTTAATGGACGGCATTGTCGGGTTAATCGCCCCCTTTTTGGATATCCGAATTTACGATAGCGACGTCATTATCGATGAGCGCTTGATGTACGCCTCGAATTTGGGAAACCTTGATGAAGTTTATTCATTTGAGAACTCCCAGACGATAGAGCACGGCGGCAAAACGTGGTTGTTATTGACGAGGACAACCCCCGCTTTTGACTATCTGGCCTCTGACCCACGGCCGGGTATCGTATTAGTGTCCGGTATATTAGTTAGCTTACTGCTGTTTTTTGTCACATTAGTGCTGGTTCGATCCAAATTAATTGCCTTGGCTAATGCGGGTAAGTATCGCGCGATAACTGAAGACACCACAAACATCACCGTTATCATCGATAATAATGGTGATGTGAGTTACTCCAGCCCGTCATGTGAACGGATTTTGGGGTATAGCTTAACCGAACTTAAAAAACAGGGTACCGAAAGTGTTGTCCACCCTGATGATTTGCCCGTGGTTCAGGCTTGCTACGAAGACGCATTGCAAAAACCAGGAACCTCTGTTGCCGTCAATCATGCCCGAATAAAGCATAAAGATGGGCACTGGATGAATATGGAAGGCGGTTATACTGCGATGCAAGATGTTCCCGGTGTTTATGGCGTTGTTGTTAACTTCCGCGACTTAACTGCGTTGAAGCTTGCGCAAACAGAGCTACACCGTCTGGCATTTTATGATCAGCTGACCGGGCTTGCTAATCGTCAACTATTTAAAGACCGGCTTGAGCATACGGTAAAAACCTGCAAGAGGAGAGGCAATCAGGCAGCTTTATTGTTCCTGGATCTTGATGGATTCAAGCGAATCAATGATACATTGGGTCATGATGCAGGCGATACGTTATTGCAACAGGTTGCTGACTGGCTCAAAGGTTGTGTAAGAGATGAAGACTCGGTGGCTCGCCTGGGCGGCGATGAATTTACGGTATTGCTTTCTGAGGTCGGAAGTGCAGAGGCTGCTGGCCGTGTGGCAAGCAATATCCTGGATAAATTGAGCCAGCGCATCCGACTGAAAGACCACGATGTAGGAGTAACCGTCAGTATTGGTATTGCTATGATACCCGATGATAGCGATGACCCCGCTTCACTCATGAAATTTGCAGATTTGGCAATGTATCGGGCAAAAGAAGTGGGACGCAACAACTATCAATTTTTCCTTAATTCGATGAATATTCGAGCAGCACGAAGAATGCTGATGCAGGAAGAGTTGAGAAATGCTATCGAACTGTCTCAGTTTGTTCTTCATTACCAGCCCAAAGTGAAGCTAGATACTCAAGAAGTCGTGGGAATGGAGGCTTTAGTTCGCTGGAATCACCCAGACCGTGGGCTTGTTGCACCTGATCAGTTTATTCAATTGGCAGAAGACAGTGGACTGATTCACAAATTGGGGGAGTGGGTGCTTCGCCAGGCGTGCTTACAAACGGTTGCTCTCGGCAAGGCTGGTTTTTCCAAATATGTCATGTCGATGAACTTATCATCCAAACAAATCTCAGATCCGGGTTTTGTCGAGCTATTCAGTCGGGTCGTTGAGGAAACAGGCGTCGATGTTAGCAAGCTCGAGCTTGAACTACCGGCCAGCATGCTGATGCTTGATATTCAGGCAATGATGGAGCTTGTGCAATCATTAAAACGTTTAGGGGTCTTGGTGTCGCTGGACGACTTTGGTACAGGCTACTGCTCATTAGGGTGCTTGAGCCAGGTACCAATAGACAGCGTTAAGATCGATCGTTTGTTTATCAAGGGGATTCCATACGACCAGAAGAGCGGGGAAGTGACGAATGCGGTGATTGCATTGGCTCACAAGCTCAACTTAGCGGTCATTGCCGAAGGTGTAGAAACCCGTGAGCAACTGCAGTTTTTGCAAGGTGCTCATTGTGAAATGGCGCAAGGGAATTTATTTAGTCATGCATTGGATGATGAGCAATTGGCTGGCTATCTTTCGAACCTTGAACAAGGGCAGAAAGAGCGGTTTATCTATGATTCGGGCACAGAGTGA
- a CDS encoding MucB/RseB C-terminal domain-containing protein, producing MRPIKDRVVPRRPLLHKLFNTCLIVFATAFYAQSAASAAKNSEQVSGSSLSGDAWFERMVVAMQTQSYRGVFVYSRGDISSSMKVIHRYKDGEDREKLVQLDGEMGEILRTGDEVVCVLPGNRIISLEQSIPSGPFAGAFARTLMPKKEHYMITLEGEDRVAGHLAVKIAVMAKDSYRYNYLLWLEKSSGLLLKSMLVSSSGEVLERFHYTSLELADDISDAELAPNNPGAVYSHESLPSIQKSGEWPSKMAWRIDWLPDGFIPVNKGLSGKGVVSSGNVQVFTDGLASFSVFIEKPGKENMPEGVSVIGATVAYAHRLKWKNHDYMVTVVGEVPVAAAMKVAEKVVPDMN from the coding sequence TTGAGACCAATAAAAGATCGAGTTGTGCCGCGTAGGCCGTTATTACATAAACTTTTTAACACCTGTCTGATTGTTTTTGCAACGGCGTTTTATGCTCAATCTGCTGCGTCAGCAGCAAAAAACAGCGAGCAAGTTTCTGGCTCCTCTTTGAGTGGTGACGCTTGGTTTGAGCGAATGGTTGTGGCCATGCAAACTCAAAGCTATCGTGGTGTATTTGTTTATAGCCGGGGGGATATATCGTCTTCCATGAAGGTTATCCATCGATATAAAGACGGGGAAGACAGAGAGAAACTGGTTCAGTTGGATGGTGAAATGGGGGAAATCTTGCGCACGGGGGATGAAGTCGTTTGTGTGCTACCCGGTAACCGAATCATAAGCCTGGAGCAGAGCATCCCTTCAGGGCCTTTTGCAGGGGCGTTTGCTCGCACCTTAATGCCCAAAAAAGAGCACTATATGATTACTCTTGAGGGAGAAGACCGCGTGGCGGGCCACCTGGCCGTGAAAATTGCAGTGATGGCAAAGGATAGTTACCGATACAACTACTTGTTGTGGTTGGAGAAAAGTAGTGGACTGTTATTAAAATCAATGCTGGTTAGCTCCAGTGGTGAAGTGTTAGAGCGCTTTCACTATACATCACTCGAATTAGCTGATGATATTAGCGATGCAGAGTTAGCCCCCAATAATCCGGGGGCTGTGTACTCCCACGAAAGCCTGCCCTCTATTCAAAAAAGCGGGGAGTGGCCTTCCAAAATGGCGTGGCGAATAGATTGGCTTCCGGACGGTTTTATACCTGTAAATAAGGGGCTGAGTGGCAAAGGTGTGGTGAGCTCAGGTAATGTGCAGGTGTTTACTGATGGCTTGGCTTCTTTTAGTGTTTTTATTGAAAAGCCGGGGAAAGAAAATATGCCCGAAGGTGTGTCTGTGATTGGGGCAACCGTTGCATATGCACACCGGCTTAAATGGAAAAACCATGATTACATGGTAACGGTTGTCGGTGAAGTTCCTGTTGCTGCGGCAATGAAGGTCGCGGAAAAAGTTGTGCCTGATATGAATTGA